Proteins found in one Fibrobacter sp. UWEL genomic segment:
- a CDS encoding glycosyl hydrolase, which produces MGCLNNASRGVSLAGLICATAATVANAAAIRLEAEDAVLADDHSVVVTESATASGGAYVAMKEGNLEFKVTVPETGYYTLWANYMLPTGGTDKIQNLTINGVSSGQISFGMNDEFSTIKGAGKIKLTKGENTIGIVKSWGWVNLDYIELTEYEATPFSIRGTPVTPEPTEGAQKLYNFLLKNFGKRTISGVMTQNPFANDGMYTPQTYETQTELKYIAEASGKNVVLVGFDFLHATGSGSDGMWHQGYTHASLEMAKYVWNQGGIPQFNWHWKDPMWEVEAFYTESSGNTPFTTFSITKAYDLTTKKWKTESDEYKAIVRDMEMIADSLLTLQKEGVALLWRPLHEAAGKWFWWGTDGAEACVALYRLMFDLFVNTKGVHNLIWVWTTDEAKDAINWYPGDEYVDVVGRDYYYYPREANHSSLVGSFETVKNIYGGKKIIALSENGSVPFPDEMKADGANWS; this is translated from the coding sequence ATGGGATGTTTGAATAACGCTAGTCGAGGAGTCTCCCTCGCAGGTTTGATTTGTGCCACTGCAGCTACCGTAGCTAACGCAGCGGCTATTCGTCTTGAAGCAGAAGATGCCGTTTTAGCGGACGACCACAGCGTAGTGGTTACAGAAAGTGCAACCGCTTCCGGTGGGGCCTACGTGGCCATGAAGGAAGGTAATCTGGAATTTAAGGTGACCGTTCCCGAAACCGGTTATTACACCCTGTGGGCCAACTACATGCTGCCTACGGGTGGTACCGACAAGATCCAGAATTTGACCATCAACGGAGTTTCCTCGGGTCAGATTTCCTTCGGCATGAACGACGAATTTTCCACCATCAAGGGTGCGGGAAAAATCAAGCTGACCAAAGGCGAAAACACCATCGGCATCGTGAAATCCTGGGGCTGGGTCAACCTGGATTATATTGAACTGACGGAATACGAGGCCACGCCCTTCAGCATTCGCGGAACGCCTGTTACCCCCGAGCCTACCGAAGGCGCACAGAAGCTGTATAACTTCTTGCTGAAAAACTTCGGGAAACGCACCATTAGCGGCGTCATGACGCAGAACCCCTTCGCAAATGACGGCATGTACACTCCCCAGACTTACGAAACCCAGACGGAACTGAAGTATATTGCGGAAGCCTCCGGCAAGAACGTGGTGCTGGTGGGTTTCGACTTCTTGCACGCTACCGGCAGTGGCTCCGACGGCATGTGGCATCAGGGCTACACTCACGCAAGTCTGGAAATGGCAAAGTACGTCTGGAATCAAGGCGGCATCCCGCAGTTTAACTGGCACTGGAAAGATCCCATGTGGGAAGTGGAAGCCTTCTACACCGAATCCAGCGGAAACACGCCCTTCACCACCTTCAGCATTACCAAGGCCTACGATCTGACCACCAAGAAGTGGAAGACGGAATCCGATGAATACAAGGCCATTGTCCGCGATATGGAAATGATTGCCGACAGCCTCCTGACCTTGCAAAAGGAGGGCGTGGCCCTGCTGTGGCGCCCGCTCCACGAAGCAGCAGGCAAGTGGTTCTGGTGGGGTACCGATGGTGCAGAAGCCTGCGTAGCCCTGTACCGCCTCATGTTCGATCTTTTCGTCAACACCAAGGGCGTCCACAACCTGATCTGGGTCTGGACCACCGACGAAGCCAAGGACGCCATCAACTGGTATCCTGGCGATGAATACGTGGACGTGGTGGGACGCGACTATTACTACTACCCCCGCGAAGCAAATCACTCCAGCTTGGTAGGCAGTTTTGAAACCGTCAAGAACATCTACGGTGGCAAGAAAATTATCGCCCTCAGCGAAAACGGTTCCGTTCCCTTCCCCGACGAAATGAAGGCCGATGGAGCCAACTGGAGCTGA
- a CDS encoding cellulase family glycosylhydrolase — translation MNKFAKAALIATLFGSATAVFAAPGLTVSGTDLMYNGKKIFFSGTNLAWADYNSDVGESPLDENAWRKAVEGTRAAGGNAIRWWLFNNMSQSPAIDPTTHLVTGLKASTLANMKKALDIAEEYGVMVSMCLFSHNLMEPNQWGIYDGEKLDFTANQNLFTDEGTTAFINNVLVPVVKGVGNHNALMTWEVFNEPEGMTSVGWTTKKLDKATLQKFTNKVAAAIHTTNPELLVSTGSVNIQYQEWWNDANLVAAGGEANGTLDFFQTHYYPYYQNDAVSPFVNTAAEMQVKYKYDAKPMIIGEFPASGWTLADGTRTTSMAAKTDVSTEQAYKFAYESGYAGALAWQYIGDKTESNFGGYSYTIDPALDAMTKLAATAEASIKIKDVAISTEGGDGKMAVTYGDDNAQIEYQNKGGWDLSGATTFTWTAKNNGDAPADLYLILKLTDSWKWTETDGSCEVPAGEKVTCSIDISDLADRNKTLSVVIANYAAGYTGTVVYDDFAAGDKVLFNFNEDRYDAFSRGYGNTEEQIPEIKIVYNENYVMGGNAAADPAAIRATGAVAASKMNVVGNSIMFTSATAGDVSVEVFGMNGKRVATLFHGILNAGTHAFDMSELSKGQYIVRVKGVGISATQIINR, via the coding sequence ATGAATAAATTCGCCAAAGCAGCCCTTATCGCTACTCTTTTCGGCTCCGCAACTGCAGTATTTGCAGCGCCGGGCCTGACAGTAAGCGGCACCGACTTGATGTACAACGGCAAGAAGATTTTCTTCTCCGGCACCAACCTGGCCTGGGCCGACTACAATTCCGACGTAGGCGAATCCCCCTTGGACGAAAATGCATGGCGTAAGGCCGTGGAAGGCACCCGCGCCGCAGGCGGTAACGCCATTCGCTGGTGGCTTTTCAATAACATGAGCCAGAGCCCGGCAATCGACCCCACCACCCATCTAGTTACGGGTCTGAAGGCAAGCACCTTGGCCAATATGAAGAAGGCTCTGGACATTGCCGAAGAATACGGCGTTATGGTTTCCATGTGCTTGTTCAGCCACAACCTGATGGAACCCAACCAGTGGGGCATTTACGATGGCGAAAAGTTGGACTTTACCGCCAACCAGAATTTGTTTACCGACGAAGGTACAACCGCATTCATCAACAACGTCCTTGTTCCCGTGGTAAAGGGCGTAGGCAATCATAACGCCCTCATGACTTGGGAAGTGTTTAACGAACCTGAAGGCATGACCAGCGTGGGCTGGACCACCAAGAAGCTGGACAAGGCTACCCTCCAGAAATTTACCAACAAGGTGGCAGCAGCCATCCATACTACCAACCCGGAACTGCTGGTTTCTACCGGTAGCGTGAATATCCAGTATCAGGAATGGTGGAATGACGCCAACCTGGTGGCAGCCGGTGGCGAAGCCAACGGTACTCTGGACTTCTTCCAGACCCATTACTATCCCTACTACCAGAACGACGCCGTATCTCCCTTCGTGAATACTGCTGCAGAAATGCAGGTAAAGTACAAGTACGACGCCAAGCCCATGATTATCGGCGAATTCCCGGCCAGCGGCTGGACCTTGGCTGACGGCACACGCACCACCAGCATGGCGGCAAAGACCGACGTTTCTACGGAACAGGCCTATAAGTTCGCTTACGAAAGCGGCTACGCAGGTGCATTGGCATGGCAGTACATCGGCGACAAGACCGAAAGCAATTTCGGCGGTTATAGCTACACCATCGACCCCGCACTTGATGCCATGACCAAGCTGGCAGCAACTGCAGAAGCCTCCATCAAGATTAAAGACGTAGCAATTTCTACTGAAGGTGGCGACGGCAAGATGGCCGTGACCTACGGTGATGACAACGCCCAGATCGAATACCAGAACAAGGGCGGCTGGGACCTTTCCGGCGCAACCACCTTTACCTGGACCGCCAAGAACAATGGCGACGCTCCCGCAGATCTTTACTTGATTCTCAAGCTGACCGATTCCTGGAAGTGGACCGAAACGGATGGTAGCTGCGAAGTTCCCGCCGGCGAAAAGGTCACCTGCTCCATCGATATTTCCGATCTGGCTGACCGCAACAAGACTCTGTCTGTCGTGATCGCCAACTATGCCGCAGGCTACACTGGCACAGTCGTCTATGACGATTTCGCTGCTGGCGACAAGGTTCTGTTCAACTTCAACGAAGATAGGTATGACGCCTTTAGCCGCGGTTACGGCAACACTGAAGAACAGATTCCCGAAATCAAGATCGTGTATAACGAAAACTACGTCATGGGCGGTAACGCCGCTGCAGATCCTGCAGCAATCCGCGCAACAGGAGCGGTCGCAGCCTCCAAGATGAACGTGGTTGGCAACAGCATCATGTTCACCTCCGCAACAGCAGGGGACGTAAGCGTAGAAGTGTTCGGCATGAACGGCAAGCGCGTGGCAACCCTGTTCCACGGCATCCTGAACGCAGGCACCCACGCCTTCGACATGTCTGAACTTTCCAAGGGTCAGTACATTGTCCGCGTGAAGGGCGTAGGAATTTCCGCCACACAGATTATCAACCGTTAA
- a CDS encoding glycosyl hydrolase, which translates to MDFKKTLLAFGLAAAASQAAVSYSIGNANATESAQKLYNFLATNFGTHTVSGVQTGDLDGSVVKELPDLQAVYEAAGKYPALVGFDFLFANGIKADDSWYKSYTQNALDAAADLWKNGGIPAFSWHWKDPSHTIDAFYNKKGNAKEYTTFDYSAGFKAGTTEWDETSETYKQIVEDIDEISALFKTLQEKGVAAIFRPLHESGGAWFWWSATETMHKGAEYAALYRLVYDRMVKVNGVNNLVWVWNAERSIFTDATWDPGEAYYDVFSVDIYNSSYDYQSNATAYKDMVALHANKILALSENGPIPDASLMHADGAVWSWNMPWYETWSGNFVSKTKNTVWEANLKSPCVYALEDMPGWDNYTISNAPAAACEVGYALADLDTAVDHTINFPADTATNGYLMVTANATAADTARGNIVIKSGKIDLSSAKKITLEVDNSNNDAGVWFTIAFLTGAPDWAWAQPDGCWINAGEETTCEIDLSTTAKDQEILEGDDYTNFMKNISKFYIEFFGAGWSGTLFFDDVKTDAGVVINDFNKKAKISIEEGNLVKAEIIGSGTTTAINTMAAAKAAGLKVQGQSIMFTAASAGNVNVDVFSMTGKRVATLYRGALAAGTHAFDMSDLSKGQYIVSVKGAGMNASQVVKIK; encoded by the coding sequence ATGGATTTCAAGAAAACGCTTTTAGCATTCGGCCTTGCAGCTGCAGCCTCTCAGGCAGCAGTCAGCTACAGCATCGGCAATGCAAATGCAACTGAAAGCGCCCAGAAGTTGTACAACTTCCTGGCAACCAATTTCGGTACCCACACCGTTTCCGGTGTTCAAACCGGCGATCTCGACGGTAGCGTCGTCAAGGAACTCCCTGACTTACAGGCCGTTTATGAAGCAGCAGGCAAGTACCCTGCCCTGGTCGGTTTTGACTTCCTGTTCGCCAATGGCATCAAGGCAGACGACAGCTGGTACAAGTCCTATACCCAGAACGCTCTGGATGCAGCAGCCGACTTGTGGAAGAACGGCGGCATTCCCGCATTCTCCTGGCACTGGAAAGACCCCAGCCACACCATCGACGCCTTCTACAACAAGAAGGGCAATGCTAAGGAATACACCACCTTCGATTATTCTGCCGGTTTTAAGGCAGGCACCACGGAATGGGACGAAACCTCCGAAACCTACAAGCAGATTGTAGAAGACATCGACGAAATTTCCGCACTCTTCAAGACTTTGCAGGAAAAGGGCGTTGCAGCCATCTTCCGTCCCCTCCACGAATCTGGTGGAGCCTGGTTCTGGTGGAGCGCTACCGAAACCATGCATAAGGGTGCTGAATACGCAGCTCTCTACCGCCTTGTTTACGACCGTATGGTGAAGGTCAACGGCGTAAATAACCTGGTTTGGGTCTGGAACGCCGAAAGGTCCATTTTCACCGACGCCACCTGGGATCCGGGTGAAGCCTACTACGATGTATTCTCCGTAGACATTTACAACAGTTCCTACGACTACCAGAGCAATGCTACCGCTTACAAGGACATGGTAGCTCTCCACGCCAACAAGATTCTTGCTCTTTCCGAAAACGGTCCTATTCCTGACGCATCCCTGATGCATGCCGACGGAGCAGTTTGGTCCTGGAACATGCCTTGGTACGAAACCTGGAGCGGTAACTTTGTCAGCAAGACCAAGAATACCGTCTGGGAGGCAAACCTGAAGTCTCCTTGCGTCTATGCTCTCGAAGACATGCCGGGCTGGGACAACTACACCATCAGTAACGCTCCGGCAGCCGCTTGCGAAGTTGGCTATGCCCTTGCTGATTTGGATACCGCTGTAGACCATACCATCAACTTCCCTGCAGATACCGCTACCAACGGCTACCTTATGGTTACCGCCAACGCAACTGCTGCCGATACTGCCAGAGGCAATATCGTGATTAAGTCCGGCAAGATTGACCTTTCCAGCGCAAAGAAAATCACTCTGGAAGTGGACAATTCCAACAACGATGCCGGCGTGTGGTTCACCATCGCCTTCCTGACTGGCGCTCCGGATTGGGCTTGGGCTCAGCCCGATGGCTGCTGGATTAATGCTGGCGAAGAAACCACCTGCGAAATTGATCTGAGCACCACCGCTAAGGATCAGGAAATTCTGGAAGGTGACGATTACACCAACTTCATGAAGAACATCAGCAAGTTCTACATCGAATTCTTTGGTGCAGGTTGGTCTGGAACTCTGTTCTTTGACGATGTCAAGACTGATGCAGGCGTTGTGATTAACGACTTCAACAAGAAAGCAAAGATTTCCATTGAAGAAGGCAACCTCGTAAAGGCTGAAATCATCGGAAGCGGAACCACCACCGCCATTAACACCATGGCAGCCGCCAAGGCAGCAGGCCTCAAGGTTCAGGGTCAGAGCATTATGTTCACTGCCGCTTCCGCTGGTAACGTCAATGTCGACGTCTTCAGCATGACCGGCAAGCGCGTGGCAACCCTCTACCGTGGCGCTCTCGCCGCCGGTACTCACGCCTTCGATATGTCCGACCTGTCTAAGGGTCAGTACATCGTCAGCGTGAAGGGCGCTGGCATGAACGCCTCTCAGGTCGTAAAGATCAAGTAA
- a CDS encoding aldose 1-epimerase, which produces MSQFKIISRPLGTLECYVLQRDDGAEFEVLSGYGCGLNAWRVNGSDLLMGYRQGDDIAKIAPDTNAGCRLTPFPGRTAYAKFTWGGNTYQLENNVSWAPHALHGFLQNKEWKFQSFESDSDSCTAIFTCDWPGAYTGFPFPYRATNMITFNGESVMIQSKVENLGTKDMPYSEGWHPYFMLGEKIDGLTMRIPETKLALLDQADLPTGSFKDDTRFVAGNKIGDMFINDCFCLNDEFSKVRVTDTQDLTSNAHVILESASKTLDIWQRAGVEQYNAIQMYTPPDRMSIAIEPMTSEPDALNHHRGLIVIPAGQSRTFQFGFTVSEK; this is translated from the coding sequence ATGAGTCAGTTCAAGATTATCTCCCGCCCCCTTGGCACCCTCGAATGCTACGTCCTGCAGCGCGATGATGGTGCTGAATTCGAAGTTCTTAGCGGCTACGGTTGCGGCCTGAACGCCTGGCGCGTCAATGGCAGCGACCTCCTGATGGGCTACCGCCAGGGCGACGACATTGCAAAGATTGCCCCTGATACCAATGCGGGCTGCCGACTGACCCCGTTCCCGGGCCGTACCGCCTACGCCAAGTTTACCTGGGGCGGCAACACCTACCAGTTGGAAAACAATGTGAGCTGGGCTCCTCACGCCCTCCACGGTTTCCTCCAGAACAAGGAATGGAAATTCCAGAGTTTCGAAAGCGATAGCGACAGCTGCACAGCCATATTTACCTGCGACTGGCCGGGCGCTTACACAGGCTTCCCTTTCCCCTATCGCGCCACCAACATGATTACCTTCAACGGTGAATCTGTCATGATCCAGTCCAAGGTGGAAAACCTGGGCACGAAGGACATGCCCTATTCCGAAGGTTGGCACCCCTACTTTATGCTGGGCGAAAAGATCGACGGACTCACCATGAGAATTCCGGAAACAAAGCTCGCCCTCCTGGACCAGGCGGACCTTCCCACCGGCAGTTTCAAGGACGACACCCGCTTTGTGGCAGGCAACAAGATTGGCGACATGTTCATTAACGACTGTTTCTGCCTGAACGATGAATTTTCCAAGGTCCGCGTCACTGACACCCAGGATTTGACCAGTAACGCCCATGTGATTCTGGAAAGTGCGTCCAAGACTCTGGATATCTGGCAGCGCGCCGGCGTGGAACAGTACAACGCTATCCAGATGTACACTCCTCCTGACCGTATGAGCATCGCCATCGAACCCATGACTTCCGAGCCGGACGCCCTAAATCATCACCGTGGCCTGATTGTGATTCCGGCAGGACAGTCCAGAACCTTCCAGTTCGGCTTTACGGTCTCCGAAAAGTAG
- the mnmE gene encoding tRNA uridine-5-carboxymethylaminomethyl(34) synthesis GTPase MnmE, translating into MDKQTIVAPMTPNGVSAVAAIRVSGPQVKNVVHALFGEKAQAGLKSHMAKLGTARWPADVAGGCRDVQLSGGCRAGAVIDSLLYLYFEGPNSYTGEDVLELYPHGNPLIVRDLLQACRMVDGVRLAEPGEYTRRAFLNGKMDLTQAESVADVIHSANRSELENAHRLLGGALSRKVSALTAQVKDISARMELDVDFAEEEADPDYAGWETRFVAIRQSVQDILDSFRGKAEVGRLPLVVLYGAPNAGKSSLVNALLGEDRILVSDIAGTTRDFVEVRLFLDGGEIRLVDTAGLAARAADALDALSMEKSRQILAEADMKILLVDSSNCHPERSASDAESKACPELAERNLGAMPDLVLYTKQDLAPACHPERSALGAESKDLAALAISSKTGAGLAELKSTLNARLFKNRENSEDLWITSEREKVCLEEALAGIDRVLHQLRSNPAVELLAFEMQIVRRALQSITGEISSEDVLQSIFAGFCIGK; encoded by the coding sequence ATGGATAAGCAGACGATTGTAGCACCGATGACCCCAAACGGAGTGAGTGCCGTTGCGGCTATTCGCGTCAGTGGCCCCCAGGTAAAAAACGTGGTGCATGCCCTCTTTGGCGAAAAGGCCCAGGCCGGTCTTAAATCCCACATGGCAAAACTGGGTACGGCAAGGTGGCCCGCTGATGTGGCGGGTGGGTGCCGCGATGTTCAATTGTCAGGCGGGTGCCGCGCCGGGGCTGTGATTGATAGCCTGCTTTACTTGTATTTTGAAGGTCCCAATTCCTACACTGGCGAAGATGTGCTGGAACTGTACCCCCACGGAAACCCCCTGATTGTGCGAGACCTGCTCCAGGCTTGCCGCATGGTGGATGGCGTCCGATTGGCGGAGCCGGGGGAATACACCCGTCGAGCATTTTTGAACGGGAAGATGGACCTGACTCAGGCCGAGTCCGTTGCCGACGTGATTCACAGCGCAAACCGTTCCGAGTTGGAAAACGCTCACCGCTTGCTGGGCGGTGCCTTGTCCCGCAAGGTGAGTGCGTTAACCGCCCAGGTGAAGGATATTTCCGCACGAATGGAACTGGATGTGGATTTTGCCGAAGAAGAGGCGGATCCGGATTACGCTGGATGGGAAACGCGCTTTGTGGCTATCCGCCAGTCGGTTCAGGATATTCTGGATAGTTTCCGCGGGAAGGCCGAAGTAGGCCGCCTCCCTCTGGTTGTGCTCTATGGCGCTCCCAACGCAGGCAAGTCCAGCCTGGTGAATGCCCTTCTGGGCGAAGACCGCATTCTCGTCAGTGACATCGCAGGTACTACCCGCGACTTCGTGGAAGTCCGTCTGTTCTTAGACGGTGGCGAAATCCGTCTGGTGGATACCGCAGGCTTAGCTGCCCGCGCCGCCGACGCTCTGGACGCACTCAGTATGGAAAAGAGCCGCCAGATTCTAGCAGAAGCCGACATGAAAATCCTGCTGGTGGACAGCTCCAACTGTCATCCTGAGCGTAGCGCCTCTGACGCGGAGTCGAAAGCCTGCCCTGAGCTTGCCGAAAGGAATCTTGGTGCAATGCCGGATCTTGTCCTCTACACAAAGCAGGACCTTGCCCCCGCATGTCATCCTGAGCGCAGCGCCTTAGGCGCGGAGTCGAAGGATCTAGCTGCACTTGCCATTTCATCAAAAACAGGCGCAGGTCTCGCGGAACTCAAGTCCACCCTCAATGCCCGCCTTTTCAAGAATCGCGAAAACTCCGAAGATCTCTGGATCACAAGCGAACGTGAGAAGGTGTGCCTGGAAGAAGCTCTGGCTGGCATCGACCGCGTGCTCCATCAGCTGCGCTCCAATCCCGCAGTAGAACTGCTGGCTTTTGAAATGCAAATCGTTCGCCGCGCTCTCCAGAGCATCACCGGCGAAATCTCATCCGAAGACGTTTTACAATCCATCTTTGCGGGGTTCTGCATTGGGAAATAG
- a CDS encoding GRP family sugar transporter has protein sequence MGNSYLGALLAIVIFGSYMVPLKKWSSYSSWSFLSMMTTGALLCSLVIAFVTGTFNMNPMGLLCGALWVAGGAFCFWAVQAEADLAGAGVRAMGVSILASFLSGVLLFGEPSNYALSIPAIVCFLVGLSRLTPSTGGSVFKNWRSFLGGFVFGTYLIPFKIATAHGLQLTDVEFMCSLSIGIFITSQILVGILMLKRKKSFGFPVLPSLVCAGAGALWTIGMHGCFWAIAPIAAGGTLGYAVGYPLTQLNLLVNLSWGVFVFGEYKTAKERIKLLLATFIILAGAVLLTLSKG, from the coding sequence TTGGGAAATAGCTATCTCGGCGCGTTACTCGCCATCGTCATTTTCGGCTCCTACATGGTGCCCTTAAAGAAGTGGTCCTCCTACTCTTCCTGGTCTTTCTTGTCCATGATGACAACGGGGGCTCTCCTTTGCTCTCTAGTCATAGCCTTCGTGACGGGAACTTTCAATATGAATCCCATGGGCCTGTTGTGCGGCGCCCTGTGGGTAGCTGGTGGTGCCTTCTGCTTCTGGGCGGTTCAGGCCGAAGCGGACTTGGCCGGTGCTGGTGTTCGTGCTATGGGCGTGAGTATTCTGGCCTCCTTCCTGTCGGGCGTTTTGCTGTTTGGCGAACCGTCTAACTATGCACTTTCCATTCCGGCAATCGTCTGCTTTCTGGTTGGCCTCTCCCGATTGACGCCTTCCACCGGCGGTTCCGTGTTTAAGAACTGGCGTTCCTTCCTGGGTGGCTTCGTTTTCGGTACATACCTGATTCCCTTTAAGATTGCGACGGCTCATGGCCTGCAGCTGACGGATGTGGAATTCATGTGTTCCTTGTCCATCGGCATTTTCATTACGAGCCAAATTCTGGTGGGCATCCTGATGCTCAAACGCAAGAAATCCTTTGGATTCCCGGTGCTGCCTAGCCTTGTGTGCGCAGGTGCGGGTGCCCTTTGGACCATCGGTATGCACGGCTGCTTCTGGGCCATTGCTCCAATTGCTGCTGGCGGTACCTTGGGCTATGCCGTGGGCTATCCTCTCACTCAGTTGAACCTGCTGGTAAACCTGAGCTGGGGCGTGTTCGTCTTTGGAGAATACAAAACCGCCAAGGAACGAATCAAGCTGCTTTTGGCGACCTTCATCATCCTTGCCGGTGCGGTTCTACTGACCCTGTCTAAGGGTTAG